Part of the Clostridiaceae bacterium genome, CAAAAGATAAAGACTTTATTGTCGGCGGAGATCCGGAAGGTTATTGGTATGGCGGCGAAGCTAACCCTATAATGTTTATATTCAATACAAATTTGTTAAATGAAAAAGATTATCCAGTAGCCTGGAGAGATCTTTTAGACCCAAAATACAAAGGAAGAATAGCTTTTGCAGATCCTGAAAAGGCCAGTTCAGGATATGCACAGCTATGTACAATGGTTCAAATATTTGGCAAGGAAAATGGTAAAGGATGGGATTATGCCAGAGAGTTCCTAAATAATCTTGATGTAAAAATCTTAAGCAGTTCATCAGAAGTCCCAAAAAGAGTAGCAAATGGAGAATTTGCCGTTGGAGTTACCATAGAGAGTTTTGCTTTTGAATATTTGAATTCGGGTGCTCCTATTCAGGTATCTTACCCGAGTGATGGAACATATCTGATAACGGGTGGACCGGCTATTGTTAAGGGATGTAAAAATCCAGAAAATGCAGAAGCATTCGTGAATTTTATATTAAGCAAAGAATGGCAGACGGTAAAGGTGAATAAGTGGGCTAGAAGATCTTCCCGCATCGATGTACAGGCTCCAAAAGGGCTTCCTGAAATAAGTGAGTTGGTGGCAATTGATTATGATAGCGATTGGGCATCAAATAATAGAGAAGAAATACTTTTTAAATGGAAAGAAATGTTTTTGAGTAATGACTGATGATAGCAATTATCAAATATCATTATTTTGAACTATACACAACATAATAAATAAGGAGACTGAAAATGAAGATTTTTGATTTACACACACATTCTACCTACTCAGATGGACCTACAGGTGTGGACTACATTGTAAAGAAGGCAAAGGAGAAGGGGTACAAGGCAGGGATTTCGGACCATTTATTCAGCAACGGCTTAAATACACTGGCGGATATAGAAAGGTATCTTAACGATTTGAGAGAATACGATGTATATATCGGT contains:
- a CDS encoding extracellular solute-binding protein; protein product: MYCCNDEDMDELVAKEFQERTGIIVDIVRGGGGEILQRIKAEAINPQADVVNGPGSDSYGPYKEYLQPYVPKDKDFIVGGDPEGYWYGGEANPIMFIFNTNLLNEKDYPVAWRDLLDPKYKGRIAFADPEKASSGYAQLCTMVQIFGKENGKGWDYAREFLNNLDVKILSSSSEVPKRVANGEFAVGVTIESFAFEYLNSGAPIQVSYPSDGTYLITGGPAIVKGCKNPENAEAFVNFILSKEWQTVKVNKWARRSSRIDVQAPKGLPEISELVAIDYDSDWASNNREEILFKWKEMFLSND